A genomic segment from Thermoplasmata archaeon encodes:
- a CDS encoding RNA-protein complex protein Nop10, which produces MNSKIRKCIKCGTYTLKEVCDKCGEKTVMSIPLRFSPEDKYGKYRRLITKNNEGG; this is translated from the coding sequence ATGAACTCTAAGATAAGAAAATGCATCAAATGCGGTACTTATACACTTAAAGAGGTCTGTGATAAATGTGGTGAAAAAACGGTGATGAGCATACCACTCAGATTCTCTCCAGAAGATAAATATGGAAAATATAGAAGACTAATCACAAAAAATAATGAAGGTGGATAA
- a CDS encoding helix-turn-helix domain-containing protein, with amino-acid sequence MFYMTFRIKSNCGLSTAANNVDNNIFSLNVINYGTRNTIEAFTISKNRPEIRKALGKDFNQLSIISDARLSFIFGVKESHGIMGAIIKNGGIPVFPIIAGKGYESFQVFLFSKKDIDTILNTVESKNYLENFEYEKITNGKLTSNIIKKVNTVLYTSYLSDAEKKIIKKALLNGYFEWPRVVDLSNIARSFKVSKPTVLYHIRNAEKKILLSLFD; translated from the coding sequence ATGTTTTACATGACATTTAGGATAAAAAGTAATTGTGGCTTGTCAACGGCAGCAAATAATGTAGATAACAATATTTTTTCATTAAATGTAATAAATTATGGAACTAGAAATACAATCGAAGCATTTACAATAAGCAAAAATAGACCTGAAATTAGAAAGGCATTAGGAAAAGATTTCAATCAACTTTCAATAATCAGCGATGCAAGATTATCATTTATTTTTGGCGTAAAAGAATCACATGGTATTATGGGCGCGATTATTAAAAATGGTGGCATACCTGTTTTTCCTATTATTGCAGGAAAAGGATACGAGTCATTTCAAGTGTTTTTATTTTCAAAAAAGGACATAGATACTATTTTGAATACAGTAGAATCAAAAAATTACCTAGAAAATTTTGAATATGAAAAAATTACAAATGGCAAATTAACTAGTAATATAATAAAAAAAGTAAATACTGTTTTGTATACTTCCTATCTAAGTGATGCAGAAAAAAAGATAATAAAAAAAGCTCTGTTAAATGGATACTTTGAATGGCCCAGAGTTGTTGATCTTTCAAATATTGCAAGAAGCTTTAAGGTTTCTAAGCCAACAGTATTATACCACATAAGAAATGCAGAGAAAAAAATACTATTATCTTTGTTTGATTAG
- a CDS encoding CaiB/BaiF CoA-transferase family protein, protein MVTVIEIGQIVAGPTAGLIFSDLGFEVIKIEQPNRGDISRHLTESSSGAFPFYNRNKKSMTLNLKEGREIFLTLIKKADILIDNLAAGAMEKFDLGYDILKEINPLLIYVSIKGYGHGPYSNRNSLDYPIEVETGVAYMTGLNNLPMRLGGSIIDIGSAMFAVIGALNAFINREKTGKGEHIEIGLFETALFFMGQHITTYQINNSPLKPINEEGFAWGIYDFFETKDHKKIFIGITTDKQWQKFCSEFQFELCTDHFLEKNENRHEKRPELIPKLQSFIKKFEFDELVNKLNNVSISYAVFNRPWDLLQDIHAIKKFVEVKYKDKDLKIPISPIGNIVNKNPPELSEHTAEILKDLGYSDKEINNFREKNII, encoded by the coding sequence ATGGTAACCGTCATAGAAATTGGCCAAATTGTAGCTGGACCTACTGCAGGACTAATATTTTCAGACCTTGGATTTGAAGTAATAAAAATAGAGCAACCAAATAGGGGAGATATTTCAAGGCATTTAACAGAATCTAGCAGTGGAGCTTTTCCTTTTTACAATAGAAATAAAAAAAGCATGACTCTGAACTTAAAAGAAGGTAGAGAAATTTTTCTAACGCTCATAAAGAAAGCAGATATTTTGATTGATAATTTAGCCGCAGGCGCAATGGAAAAATTTGATTTAGGATATGACATCCTCAAAGAGATAAATCCACTTTTGATATATGTTTCTATAAAAGGGTATGGCCATGGTCCTTATTCTAATAGGAATTCACTAGATTATCCTATAGAAGTTGAAACTGGAGTAGCTTACATGACAGGTCTTAACAATCTTCCAATGAGATTGGGAGGCTCAATAATAGATATTGGTTCTGCTATGTTTGCTGTTATAGGAGCATTGAATGCTTTTATCAATAGAGAAAAAACAGGAAAAGGAGAGCATATTGAGATAGGTTTATTTGAAACGGCTCTGTTTTTTATGGGGCAGCACATTACAACTTACCAGATAAACAATTCACCATTAAAGCCAATAAACGAAGAAGGTTTTGCATGGGGCATATATGATTTCTTTGAAACAAAAGATCATAAAAAAATTTTTATTGGTATTACAACAGATAAACAGTGGCAAAAATTTTGTAGTGAATTTCAATTCGAATTATGTACTGATCATTTTTTAGAGAAAAATGAGAATAGACATGAAAAAAGACCAGAATTAATTCCTAAACTTCAATCGTTTATAAAAAAATTTGAGTTTGATGAACTAGTAAACAAACTAAATAATGTAAGTATAAGTTATGCAGTATTTAACAGACCATGGGACCTTTTACAAGATATACATGCAATTAAGAAATTTGTTGAGGTTAAGTATAAAGATAAGGATCTAAAAATACCAATTTCCCCAATCGGCAATATTGTTAATAAAAATCCACCAGAGTTAAGCGAACACACTGCAGAGATTTTAAAAGACCTGGGTTATTCTGATAAAGAAATAAATAACTTTAGAGAAAAAAATATTATCTAA
- a CDS encoding ATP-binding protein encodes MEKISIRSKILIHLYEFRNLKDRYQYPMEITQEGIANAMHSIVSHIPREINKLIELGYVERKKGRVIGKDKKLSVYFLTYNGIEESLKIMDKIKEEIVSIDNEKKSIKELSDNRKDLSLIEIIDMAQKNEIIEKFEPKIEKTKFLKFYEIKLEQETLVDRKDELEYLRIWLNSKISFLVIIGSKGYGKTALIKNFVSNIEDYNILFLNFYNNRTFLNFRVTVEKVLNLDPGDFKKGLLSYCTKNRLLMIIDSYFLVDEETVDFFNNLVESDLGSSKIIVIMREDTPYYNRFYDYTIVDKNVLELKIKGLDIKHTAEFLGKEINEKLEQIYKFTKGNPSILKLLKEKDEKKLRENTNFTPEQIKLLLFLNS; translated from the coding sequence ATGGAAAAAATAAGCATAAGATCAAAAATACTGATACATCTTTATGAATTCAGAAATCTAAAAGACCGGTATCAATACCCAATGGAGATCACGCAAGAAGGCATAGCTAACGCAATGCACAGCATTGTTTCGCATATACCACGGGAAATCAATAAGCTTATAGAGCTAGGTTATGTAGAAAGAAAAAAAGGCAGAGTAATAGGAAAAGACAAAAAACTATCCGTTTACTTTCTCACCTATAACGGTATTGAAGAATCTTTAAAAATAATGGATAAGATCAAGGAAGAGATAGTTTCAATAGATAATGAAAAGAAGAGCATTAAAGAGCTCAGTGATAACAGAAAAGATCTATCGCTTATTGAGATAATAGACATGGCCCAAAAAAATGAAATAATTGAGAAATTTGAGCCTAAAATAGAAAAAACAAAATTTTTAAAGTTTTATGAGATAAAGTTAGAGCAGGAAACATTGGTTGACAGAAAAGATGAACTTGAGTATCTGAGAATATGGCTAAATAGCAAAATATCTTTTTTGGTGATAATAGGCAGTAAAGGATACGGCAAAACTGCGCTGATAAAAAATTTTGTAAGCAATATAGAAGATTATAATATTCTATTCTTGAACTTTTATAACAACAGAACATTTTTAAATTTTAGAGTTACTGTTGAAAAAGTTTTAAATTTAGATCCTGGAGACTTTAAAAAAGGGTTATTAAGTTACTGCACTAAAAACAGGCTTTTGATGATCATAGACAGTTATTTTCTGGTGGATGAAGAGACCGTAGACTTTTTTAACAACCTTGTCGAATCAGATCTCGGAAGCTCTAAAATTATTGTAATAATGCGTGAAGATACACCTTACTACAACCGTTTTTATGATTATACGATCGTGGATAAAAACGTGTTAGAATTAAAGATCAAAGGTCTTGATATAAAGCATACTGCCGAATTTTTAGGAAAAGAAATTAATGAAAAACTGGAGCAGATTTATAAATTTACAAAAGGAAATCCTTCCATTTTAAAGCTTTTAAAAGAAAAAGACGAAAAAAAGTTGAGAGAAAACACTAATTTTACTCCAGAGCAGATTAAGCTACTGTTATTTTTGAACTCTTGA
- a CDS encoding 50S ribosomal protein L44e, giving the protein MNMPNKIKRYCPTCKKHTIQEVERVKKRKPSELNWGQRRFRRATAGYGGFPRPKFEGREKPTKRINIRYRCTVCKKANNSPSWRAKKFELVEVK; this is encoded by the coding sequence ATGAATATGCCAAACAAAATCAAAAGATATTGCCCAACATGCAAAAAACATACTATCCAGGAAGTTGAGAGAGTAAAAAAACGAAAGCCTAGTGAGCTGAATTGGGGTCAACGCCGATTTAGAAGAGCTACGGCTGGGTATGGAGGTTTTCCTAGGCCTAAATTTGAAGGCCGTGAAAAACCAACAAAGAGAATAAATATTAGGTATAGATGTACAGTTTGTAAAAAAGCAAATAATTCTCCGTCTTGGAGAGCTAAGAAATTTGAGCTCGTTGAGGTGAAATAA
- a CDS encoding thiamine pyrophosphate-binding protein, whose product MKDEKSLNGGKIIANFLKKNNVEYVFTLTGHTILSLYNELKETDIRMISVRHEQIAAHMADGYFRATHKPGVVITHVGPGLLNAATGVATAALDSSALLVISGDVPSIYEGAGPHQELNMFTDLSQYMVYFPFTKRATRVNSVENIERILDRSLSLALSMRPGPVLISVPMQIFNMSTEKHNMFTDEHTLNSERILPSMDNIDKAIEIILSSHKILILAGGGVRLSEAEKELFKLSEILKAPVVTTMGGKGTYPESDERSLGYLGGWGNPYANQASLNADLIIALGCRFGEVNSSSWINGYTFDFSRTKLIRIDIDEKEKSKNYFEQVFLLGDVKETLSVLNEKLSSKKSDFKIANNAWYKEYSDGLKEYYENFMNTKNDTEKLRPNFIIKVLQEIINKYPETSLITDVGWSKNGIAQYFRINEAMNFITPGGLATMGFAPPAALGFKLGAPDRKVIAVVGDGGFTSTISSLFTAVQYKIPVTFLVMNNYSFGTIQGLQRGYFSKKFIGTAFYGANGQLYNPDFSKIAEASGAIGYDVTDPETLFKVVEDSINSENVTVINIPTELEPDVPITGHWSITDLYNGKIKYMYDDK is encoded by the coding sequence ATGAAAGATGAAAAGTCATTAAATGGAGGAAAAATTATAGCGAATTTTTTAAAGAAAAATAATGTAGAATATGTCTTCACATTAACTGGACATACTATCCTTAGCTTGTATAATGAGCTTAAAGAAACAGATATCAGAATGATATCTGTAAGGCATGAACAGATAGCTGCACATATGGCAGATGGTTATTTTAGGGCCACACATAAACCCGGTGTAGTAATTACACATGTTGGGCCTGGTCTTTTAAATGCTGCTACTGGAGTGGCCACTGCTGCATTAGACTCAAGTGCTCTTTTAGTTATATCCGGAGATGTACCATCAATTTATGAAGGTGCTGGTCCACATCAAGAGCTCAATATGTTTACAGATCTGTCTCAATATATGGTTTATTTTCCATTTACTAAGAGGGCAACGAGAGTAAATTCTGTCGAAAATATAGAGCGAATATTAGATAGATCATTATCATTAGCACTTTCAATGCGCCCAGGACCTGTACTGATTAGTGTACCTATGCAAATATTTAACATGAGCACTGAAAAACATAATATGTTCACAGATGAGCATACTTTAAATAGCGAACGAATTTTGCCATCAATGGATAATATTGATAAAGCAATTGAAATAATATTATCATCTCATAAAATACTAATACTTGCTGGTGGCGGAGTTAGGTTATCTGAAGCTGAAAAAGAGCTATTTAAATTATCAGAGATTCTTAAGGCACCAGTAGTAACTACCATGGGTGGCAAAGGCACATATCCAGAGTCAGATGAACGTAGTTTAGGATATCTCGGTGGGTGGGGTAATCCGTATGCTAATCAAGCGTCGCTTAATGCGGACTTAATAATTGCTCTTGGTTGCCGATTCGGAGAAGTCAATTCAAGTTCTTGGATAAATGGGTATACATTCGATTTTAGTAGAACAAAATTGATCAGGATAGATATTGATGAAAAAGAAAAATCAAAAAATTATTTTGAGCAGGTGTTTTTGCTGGGAGATGTAAAAGAAACCCTTTCAGTTTTAAATGAAAAACTAAGCAGTAAAAAATCAGATTTTAAAATTGCAAATAATGCTTGGTATAAAGAATATAGTGATGGACTAAAAGAATACTATGAAAATTTTATGAACACAAAAAATGATACAGAAAAATTAAGACCAAACTTCATAATAAAAGTTCTGCAAGAAATAATAAATAAATATCCAGAAACTTCTTTGATAACAGATGTTGGATGGAGTAAAAACGGAATTGCCCAATATTTCAGAATTAATGAAGCTATGAATTTTATAACCCCTGGGGGATTGGCAACAATGGGTTTTGCACCTCCGGCAGCATTAGGATTTAAATTAGGGGCACCAGATAGAAAAGTTATAGCAGTTGTAGGAGATGGTGGGTTCACTTCTACTATTTCATCCCTTTTTACTGCAGTTCAGTACAAGATACCAGTTACATTCCTTGTAATGAATAACTATAGTTTTGGGACCATACAGGGTTTACAGAGAGGTTATTTTTCTAAAAAGTTTATAGGGACTGCATTTTATGGAGCTAATGGGCAACTTTATAACCCTGACTTTTCCAAGATTGCTGAAGCTTCTGGCGCTATAGGTTATGATGTAACTGATCCAGAAACTTTGTTTAAAGTTGTTGAAGATTCTATAAATAGTGAAAATGTCACAGTCATAAACATTCCAACTGAGTTAGAACCAGATGTACCGATTACTGGCCATTGGTCTATAACTGATTTATATAATGGCAAGATAAAGTACATGTATGATGATAAATGA
- a CDS encoding translation initiation factor IF-2 subunit alpha — MKKRAFPEVGELVIATVDSVKDYGAFVKLDEYPDKIGFVHITEISSGWVKYIRDYVREGQKIVCQVMNVTPSKGHVDLSLKRVNDHQKRTKVQEFKNEQKAEKLVEIVAERLNITKEEFLETYEEELSKKYGSLYGAFEEASLNENALTEDGFSGDWVPEFVKVARENITPTYVKIIAYLNITVKSKDGIDLIKKALALLNNPDEGITVQYIGAPKYRINVKADNFKIGEETLKKYTNETIKYIKDNGGTAELIRKVD, encoded by the coding sequence ATGAAAAAAAGAGCTTTTCCTGAGGTAGGAGAACTGGTCATTGCCACTGTTGACTCTGTGAAAGATTATGGTGCATTTGTAAAGTTAGATGAATATCCAGACAAGATCGGATTTGTACACATTACTGAGATATCGTCAGGGTGGGTTAAGTATATTAGGGACTATGTTCGAGAAGGGCAAAAGATCGTATGTCAAGTAATGAATGTAACTCCCTCTAAAGGGCATGTAGATCTTTCGTTAAAAAGAGTAAATGATCATCAAAAACGTACGAAAGTTCAGGAATTTAAAAATGAACAGAAAGCAGAAAAGCTAGTAGAGATCGTGGCTGAGCGATTAAATATAACTAAAGAAGAGTTCTTAGAAACCTATGAAGAAGAGCTTAGCAAAAAGTATGGATCTTTATATGGCGCATTTGAAGAAGCATCTTTGAATGAAAATGCTTTAACAGAAGACGGGTTCAGTGGAGATTGGGTACCTGAGTTTGTAAAAGTTGCAAGAGAGAACATCACGCCTACGTACGTTAAAATTATTGCTTATTTAAATATTACAGTAAAGTCAAAAGATGGAATTGATCTAATTAAAAAGGCACTGGCTCTATTAAATAATCCGGATGAGGGCATTACAGTACAGTATATAGGTGCACCAAAATACAGGATAAACGTTAAAGCAGATAACTTTAAAATCGGAGAAGAAACTTTAAAAAAATATACAAATGAAACCATTAAATATATTAAAGATAATGGTGGAACCGCCGAACTTATAAGAAAGGTGGACTGA
- a CDS encoding DUF367 family protein produces MIKLIVMDLEEDDPKKCTAKRLSKFNLVKLVNNSHFMPKNAVILSPLSKKVISIEDKEQIKRYGLVAIDGSWKNIDRIFETVTGNLRALPYLVAANNVNYGKPYILSTAEALAAALIIIGEEEQALQILNKFKWGNTFLILNKELLQEYKNSSSSIEIIEKQKLFM; encoded by the coding sequence ATGATCAAATTGATAGTTATGGATCTGGAGGAAGATGATCCTAAAAAGTGTACGGCTAAGAGATTATCCAAATTTAATCTGGTAAAGTTAGTTAACAATTCGCATTTTATGCCAAAAAACGCTGTTATACTATCACCGCTTTCTAAAAAAGTAATATCAATAGAAGACAAAGAACAAATAAAAAGATATGGGTTAGTAGCCATTGACGGATCTTGGAAGAATATTGACAGAATATTTGAAACAGTCACTGGAAATTTAAGAGCATTGCCATATTTGGTTGCGGCTAACAATGTAAATTATGGAAAGCCATATATACTAAGCACAGCAGAGGCTCTTGCAGCAGCACTGATAATTATTGGAGAAGAAGAGCAGGCACTGCAAATATTAAACAAATTTAAGTGGGGCAATACTTTTTTAATTTTAAATAAAGAGCTTTTGCAAGAATATAAAAACAGTAGCAGTAGCATTGAGATTATAGAAAAACAGAAACTGTTTATGTGA
- the glnA gene encoding type I glutamate--ammonia ligase codes for MQREEVSEIIKKENVKFLQMQFMDIIGAVKTVIVPSSKFDKAMDDGVLFDGSSVLGYTTIDESDMRGAPDLNTFLILPWYHNGKTARIICDVYTSSGERFVGDPRYALQKMLSKASKLGYTFATGPEFEFFLFKLNEKNEPTVIPNDHGGYFDYTPIDQAEEVKKKILEYLDMIGYDPEAAHHEASPGQHEIDLRFSDALTTADRIMTLKAAIKTIALEHGLFASFMPKPIYGVNGSGMHVHQSLMSLDRKSNVFYDENAKYQLSETAMHYLGGLLKYSREIVAVLSSSVNSYKRLVPGYEAPVYITWANKNRSALVRVPAGSGLKKRLELRNPDPAGNPYLQFAVMLGAGLKGIEEKIEPPAPVEKNIYKLTKKEREDLGIDMLPGSLGEALEFMERSTLIKETLGDHIFEHFLHVKRKEWEEYRSEVTEWEIRRLLPIL; via the coding sequence ATGCAAAGAGAAGAAGTTTCAGAAATAATAAAAAAAGAGAACGTAAAGTTTTTGCAGATGCAGTTTATGGACATAATAGGCGCTGTGAAAACAGTAATCGTTCCAAGCTCTAAATTTGACAAAGCGATGGATGACGGTGTGCTTTTTGATGGATCCAGTGTTCTTGGTTACACTACTATTGATGAATCAGATATGCGCGGAGCTCCAGATTTAAACACTTTTTTAATACTGCCATGGTACCATAACGGAAAAACTGCAAGAATCATATGTGATGTATATACTTCTTCCGGTGAAAGGTTTGTGGGAGACCCGCGATATGCATTGCAAAAGATGCTTTCTAAAGCTTCGAAATTGGGGTATACGTTTGCTACAGGCCCTGAATTTGAGTTTTTCCTGTTTAAACTCAATGAAAAAAATGAACCAACAGTAATTCCGAACGATCATGGTGGATATTTTGACTATACTCCTATAGATCAGGCAGAAGAGGTAAAAAAGAAAATTCTGGAATATCTTGATATGATAGGCTATGACCCTGAAGCCGCACATCATGAGGCTTCACCAGGACAGCACGAAATAGATCTCAGGTTCTCAGATGCTTTGACTACCGCTGATCGTATTATGACTCTGAAGGCAGCGATAAAGACCATCGCGCTGGAGCATGGATTGTTTGCATCATTTATGCCAAAACCAATATATGGAGTAAACGGCAGTGGAATGCATGTACATCAGAGTCTAATGAGTCTGGACAGAAAAAGCAATGTATTTTATGATGAAAATGCAAAATATCAGTTATCTGAAACTGCTATGCACTATCTTGGAGGACTGCTAAAATATTCTAGAGAGATCGTTGCAGTGTTATCTTCATCTGTAAACTCATATAAAAGGCTCGTTCCCGGGTATGAAGCACCAGTGTACATAACATGGGCAAACAAAAACAGAAGCGCGCTTGTAAGAGTACCAGCAGGCAGTGGCTTGAAAAAGAGGCTGGAGCTGAGAAACCCTGATCCTGCAGGCAATCCATATTTGCAGTTTGCAGTGATGCTGGGAGCCGGATTGAAAGGCATTGAAGAGAAGATAGAGCCTCCTGCACCGGTAGAGAAAAATATATACAAGCTCACAAAAAAAGAGCGTGAAGACCTAGGCATAGATATGCTACCTGGAAGCTTGGGGGAAGCTCTCGAGTTCATGGAACGAAGCACACTGATAAAAGAGACACTTGGAGATCATATATTCGAGCACTTTTTACATGTGAAAAGAAAAGAGTGGGAAGAATATCGTTCAGAGGTAACTGAGTGGGAAATAAGAAGGTTACTGCCAATACTTTAA
- a CDS encoding 30S ribosomal protein S27e, which yields MENQEQKIEFKKFKNKEKKFIKIKCPDCGNEQITYSRGSIEVKCNICGGVLARPTGGKFEIKGEIVGEFE from the coding sequence ATGGAAAATCAAGAACAAAAAATAGAGTTTAAGAAATTTAAAAACAAAGAAAAAAAGTTTATAAAGATAAAATGTCCGGACTGTGGCAATGAGCAGATCACTTATTCAAGAGGTAGCATCGAAGTAAAATGCAATATTTGTGGTGGTGTACTGGCCAGGCCTACAGGCGGAAAGTTTGAGATAAAAGGAGAAATAGTGGGAGAATTTGAATGA
- a CDS encoding proteasome assembly chaperone family protein, with protein sequence MDNVMIKELKKPRLKDPILIEGLPGVGNVGKIAIEYLLDQLNAEKFAEIYSKYFPPQILINDDGTVYLVKNELYYKKTNKKNDIIFLIGDYQGLSNEGQFELSYEILNYVKKYNVKLLYTLGGYGMGQLVEEPRTFGAATSIELVEKFKKYNMIFSEGEPSNGIVGAAGLLLGIGSNFFNMNGVCLMGETSGYFSDSKSAKKIVEILVKDLKLKIDFAGLDKRISTMNELTTKFQQQMEAKSEKKDDLNYIG encoded by the coding sequence ATGGATAATGTTATGATAAAAGAACTAAAAAAACCAAGATTAAAAGATCCAATATTAATTGAAGGGTTACCGGGAGTAGGCAATGTTGGCAAGATTGCAATAGAATATTTGCTGGATCAATTAAACGCAGAGAAATTTGCGGAAATATATTCAAAATATTTCCCGCCACAGATCTTAATTAATGATGATGGAACAGTATACCTTGTTAAAAATGAATTATATTATAAAAAAACCAACAAAAAAAATGATATAATTTTCTTGATCGGTGATTATCAGGGGCTTTCAAACGAAGGGCAGTTTGAACTGTCTTACGAAATTCTCAATTATGTAAAAAAATATAATGTAAAATTGCTATACACACTCGGCGGCTATGGAATGGGGCAATTAGTAGAGGAACCAAGAACTTTTGGCGCAGCTACAAGTATAGAATTGGTAGAAAAATTTAAAAAATATAATATGATATTTTCAGAAGGTGAGCCCAGTAACGGAATAGTAGGTGCTGCAGGATTGTTGCTGGGAATCGGTTCTAATTTCTTCAATATGAATGGAGTGTGCTTAATGGGCGAAACATCCGGCTATTTTTCAGATTCAAAAAGTGCGAAAAAGATAGTTGAGATCCTTGTTAAAGATTTAAAGCTTAAGATTGATTTTGCCGGGTTGGATAAGAGAATAAGTACCATGAACGAGCTGACCACTAAATTTCAGCAACAGATGGAAGCAAAGTCAGAAAAGAAAGACGATCTAAATTATATTGGTTAA
- a CDS encoding NAD(P)-binding domain-containing protein: MVKSGKVSKILREKVNKMNSIGFIGLGKMGLPICKNLISSGLKLNVYNRTQAKAQELKELGAKLLNSPASVAEYSDLIFLMLTDSRAVESIFFEANGLFEKIKKDQIIVDLSTIYPYESIKIA, encoded by the coding sequence TTGGTTAAATCTGGCAAGGTTAGCAAAATATTGCGCGAGAAGGTAAACAAGATGAATAGCATTGGTTTTATTGGGCTTGGAAAGATGGGACTTCCGATCTGCAAAAACCTGATTAGCTCAGGATTGAAATTGAACGTGTACAATAGAACGCAGGCGAAGGCTCAAGAACTGAAAGAGCTGGGGGCTAAATTGTTAAATAGCCCTGCAAGCGTAGCAGAGTACTCTGATCTTATATTTTTGATGTTGACTGATTCTAGAGCAGTAGAATCTATTTTCTTTGAAGCTAATGGATTGTTTGAAAAGATTAAAAAAGATCAGATTATAGTGGATCTCAGCACAATTTATCCTTATGAGTCTATTAAGATAGCC
- a CDS encoding aldehyde dehydrogenase family protein, with the protein MDAHSYINGKFLKRELTKKTINPATLETVAGYSIAFKEDIENSINIAQKAFELWSKINVTDRGLILKKVADLIDLKRREIAELITREEGKTISESLNEVNNAYKILYYYFGESRRVTSYLVQSEQNDVLASTIRMPLGIVYVITPFNSPFSIPFWNIAPALLHGNSVLFKPSHITTGVGHMISLLFDEAGIPPGVFNTIIGNADLISNTILNDKRVQLVAFTGGTETGDKLSVLNGKYKRRQILELGGKDPAIVLSDANLELAVSSLLFASFSNAGQRCTAGSRIIVEEGIEKEFIDKFTFHAKKIVVGNGLDPNVRMGPVAGENQFQKIKSYIERACEKGLNIKLGKCNYDETPNGYFIYPTIFVNVDKDDELFKDEIFGPIVSIVTAKNLDEAIDLANYTKYGLVSAIYTKDIKSAFRAINEIDSGVTFVNQGPTGIEYSLPYLGHKESGFGEELGLTSIMNYTKTKSVYIDYSYDKRSFFW; encoded by the coding sequence ATGGATGCACATTCATATATAAATGGAAAATTTTTAAAAAGAGAGCTTACCAAAAAAACTATTAACCCGGCAACCTTAGAAACGGTCGCTGGGTATTCTATTGCATTTAAAGAAGACATAGAGAATTCTATAAACATTGCTCAAAAGGCTTTTGAACTCTGGAGTAAAATAAATGTTACAGATCGTGGTTTGATTTTAAAAAAAGTTGCAGATCTAATAGACTTAAAGAGAAGAGAGATCGCAGAATTAATAACAAGAGAGGAAGGAAAAACAATAAGTGAATCTTTAAATGAAGTAAACAATGCTTATAAAATACTTTATTATTATTTTGGAGAATCCAGAAGAGTTACATCATATCTTGTTCAAAGTGAACAAAATGATGTTTTGGCTTCGACGATCAGAATGCCATTAGGTATTGTTTATGTAATTACCCCATTTAACTCTCCATTTTCAATTCCATTCTGGAATATAGCTCCTGCATTATTACATGGAAACTCAGTGCTCTTTAAGCCATCACACATAACTACAGGTGTAGGACACATGATCTCTTTATTATTTGATGAAGCAGGAATTCCACCCGGCGTGTTTAATACAATTATTGGCAATGCAGACTTGATTTCCAATACTATTTTGAATGATAAAAGGGTTCAACTTGTTGCGTTTACAGGTGGCACAGAGACAGGAGATAAATTATCTGTTCTAAATGGAAAATACAAAAGAAGACAGATTTTAGAGCTGGGCGGAAAAGACCCTGCAATTGTACTTTCAGATGCAAATTTAGAACTTGCAGTTTCTAGCTTGCTGTTTGCATCTTTTAGCAATGCAGGTCAAAGATGCACTGCTGGTTCTAGAATAATTGTAGAGGAAGGAATTGAAAAAGAGTTTATAGATAAATTTACATTTCACGCTAAGAAAATAGTTGTTGGCAATGGCTTAGATCCAAATGTTAGAATGGGCCCTGTGGCTGGAGAAAACCAGTTTCAAAAAATAAAATCATATATTGAGAGAGCTTGTGAAAAAGGTCTAAATATTAAATTAGGTAAGTGCAATTATGATGAAACTCCAAACGGATATTTTATTTACCCTACTATATTCGTGAATGTTGACAAAGATGATGAATTGTTTAAGGATGAAATATTTGGCCCGATTGTTTCTATTGTAACTGCCAAAAATTTAGATGAGGCTATTGATTTGGCAAATTATACGAAATATGGATTGGTATCTGCTATCTATACTAAAGATATAAAATCTGCATTCAGGGCTATTAATGAAATTGATTCCGGAGTAACTTTTGTAAATCAGGGACCAACAGGAATAGAATACTCACTTCCATATTTAGGGCATAAAGAATCTGGATTTGGAGAAGAATTGGGGCTCACATCAATTATGAATTATACCAAAACCAAAAGTGTTTACATCGATTATTCTTATGACAAAAGATCATTTTTCTGGTAA